Proteins found in one Campylobacter concisus genomic segment:
- the pheA gene encoding prephenate dehydratase, translating into MQELNELRKEIDAIDDLILNKLNERMILVEQIGKLKQTSGTPIYRPERERAIINRLTSLSKDKALNKAAIEAIYLEIFAVSRNLEMPQKIVYLGPEGTYTHQAAQSRFGAMSSYLPLATIEAVFTKLAQKEAKYGVVPIENNTEGAVGATLDCLSKFSDIKIVAELYVDIHHSFVSINENLKEIKRIYSHPQGYNQCRKFLEDHMLNEIEFVPAKSTAAAAYMASMDRNSAAICSKIAAKIYNVPIVYETIEDNMANRTRFLILSDFKNARVENSKTSILAKTDHSPGRLADLLSIFKNENINITKLESRPIKQREFKSVFYLDFEGHIDDEKVQNAFELAKESGAEITWLGSYLNGDE; encoded by the coding sequence ATGCAAGAGCTAAATGAGCTTAGAAAAGAGATCGATGCGATTGATGATCTCATCTTAAATAAACTAAATGAAAGGATGATTTTAGTTGAGCAAATCGGCAAGCTAAAGCAAACTAGCGGAACGCCTATATATCGTCCTGAGCGTGAGCGAGCTATTATAAACCGACTAACTAGTCTTAGCAAAGACAAAGCTTTAAATAAAGCTGCTATTGAAGCCATTTATCTTGAAATTTTTGCTGTAAGTAGGAATTTAGAAATGCCTCAAAAGATCGTCTATCTAGGGCCTGAGGGCACTTATACGCATCAGGCGGCTCAGAGTAGATTTGGTGCGATGAGTTCATATTTGCCACTTGCGACCATCGAAGCAGTTTTTACAAAACTAGCTCAAAAAGAGGCAAAATACGGCGTTGTGCCTATTGAAAACAACACCGAAGGCGCTGTTGGCGCTACGCTTGATTGTTTGAGTAAATTCAGTGATATAAAAATAGTTGCTGAGCTTTATGTGGATATCCATCACAGCTTTGTTAGCATAAATGAAAATTTAAAAGAGATAAAGCGAATTTATTCACATCCGCAAGGGTATAATCAATGCCGTAAATTTCTAGAAGATCATATGCTAAATGAAATTGAATTTGTCCCAGCAAAATCAACCGCAGCAGCTGCATACATGGCATCAATGGATAGAAATTCAGCTGCCATTTGCTCAAAGATCGCAGCAAAAATTTACAATGTGCCAATCGTCTATGAGACGATTGAAGACAATATGGCAAATAGAACGAGATTTTTGATTTTAAGCGATTTTAAAAACGCAAGAGTTGAAAACTCAAAAACTTCGATCCTTGCAAAGACGGATCACAGTCCAGGACGCCTTGCTGATCTGCTTTCTATCTTTAAAAATGAAAATATAAATATCACAAAACTTGAGTCACGTCCTATCAAGCAACGTGAATTTAAGTCAGTGTTTTATCTTGATTTTGAAGGGCATATCGACGATGAGAAGGTACAAAATGCCTTTGAACTCGCAAAAGAGAGTGGCGCTGAGATAACATGGCTTGGAAGCTATTTAAATGGAGATGAGTAA
- the lysA gene encoding diaminopimelate decarboxylase: MDFKELANRYKTPLYVYDFNYIKNRYEALKNAFFARKSLICYAVKANSNLSVLKFLADLGAGFDCVSIGEVKRALLAGAKRYQIIFSGVGKSDDELKEALKNEILLINVESFAELLRLEKIAKGLNLKARISIRVNPGVDAKTHPYISTGLNENKFGVDAETAKRMYIHAKASDSLEPTGIHFHIGSQLTSLSPIIDAANIVSELLRELRALEIDIKFFDVGGGLGIIYNDEKEINLYDYAQGILAALKGQDVTIVCEPGRFIVGNAGYFVASVLYEKFNGKKRFVITDGAMNDLIRPSLYGAHHEIFVCGKDKNLGTCDVVGPVCESGDFLAKDIELPECESGDIIVVKGAGAYGFSMSSNYNTRNRAAEVCVLDGKDRLIRRRESFEDVVALEREFLESADARAK; the protein is encoded by the coding sequence ATGGATTTTAAAGAGCTTGCAAATAGATACAAAACCCCACTTTACGTTTATGATTTTAACTACATAAAAAACCGCTATGAAGCACTAAAAAATGCATTTTTTGCTAGAAAATCTCTCATTTGCTATGCGGTGAAAGCAAACTCAAATTTAAGTGTTTTAAAATTTCTAGCTGATCTTGGAGCTGGATTTGATTGTGTTAGCATTGGCGAAGTAAAAAGAGCGCTTTTAGCAGGTGCAAAGAGATATCAGATCATTTTTAGTGGCGTTGGCAAGAGCGATGATGAGCTAAAAGAGGCTTTGAAAAATGAAATTTTACTCATAAATGTCGAGAGTTTTGCTGAACTTTTAAGACTTGAAAAAATCGCAAAAGGGCTAAACTTAAAGGCAAGAATTAGCATTAGGGTAAATCCAGGTGTCGATGCAAAAACTCACCCATATATCTCGACAGGGCTAAATGAAAATAAATTTGGCGTTGATGCCGAAACAGCTAAAAGAATGTACATCCACGCTAAAGCTTCAGACTCTCTTGAGCCAACTGGCATACACTTTCACATCGGATCTCAGCTAACATCACTTAGCCCGATAATTGATGCTGCAAATATCGTTAGTGAGCTTTTAAGAGAGCTAAGAGCACTTGAGATAGATATCAAATTTTTCGATGTTGGTGGCGGACTTGGCATCATCTATAACGACGAAAAAGAGATAAATTTATATGACTATGCTCAAGGAATTTTAGCTGCACTAAAGGGTCAAGATGTGACCATAGTTTGCGAGCCAGGACGCTTCATAGTGGGCAATGCTGGCTATTTTGTCGCAAGCGTTTTATATGAAAAATTTAACGGCAAAAAGAGATTTGTCATCACTGATGGTGCGATGAATGATCTTATTAGGCCAAGTCTTTATGGTGCTCATCATGAAATTTTTGTTTGTGGCAAGGATAAAAATTTAGGCACTTGTGACGTGGTCGGTCCAGTTTGTGAAAGTGGCGACTTTTTGGCAAAAGATATAGAGTTGCCAGAGTGTGAGAGTGGAGATATTATTGTGGTAAAAGGTGCTGGAGCTTATGGTTTTAGCATGAGCTCAAACTACAACACAAGAAACAGAGCCGCTGAAGTTTGCGTGCTTGATGGCAAAGATAGGCTGATAAGAAGACGAGAGAGCTTTGAAGATGTCGTGGCACTTGAGAGAGAATTTTTGGAGAGCGCTGATGCAAGAGCTAAATGA
- a CDS encoding LptF/LptG family permease — MKLYARYVGWVYIKSFLVVFLALELFYVGIDLLTNLKDLPPSANLQLLYVGLTSLSAIGYVLPLSLIFALIILHVNMVRSNELISFYALGISKNSLIFPPFFIALFITIFYVGLNFTPFAYAHDYQKSIAKNTAFSKSTNDSFLKFEGKFIYIKELNSVNQIANDVRIFEINGTNLLSTTFANHANFKDNEWILKDVNQTLLPQILELGEAGFNKIQSENLDALKGFKPKSIESAASVENSKFNIPDAINFIKTFKNEGIGLDSAKTAFYNLAIAPFFAPFLLLIFYYHLPVTGRFFNLALSTFIFVVITLVVWGLLFILAKFAQTSVILPEIGIVLPVILLFVYAIYLIKSHR; from the coding sequence ATGAAACTATACGCCAGATACGTTGGCTGGGTCTATATAAAATCTTTTCTTGTCGTATTTTTAGCACTTGAACTATTTTATGTAGGCATTGATCTACTTACAAATTTAAAAGATCTGCCACCATCTGCTAACCTTCAGCTCCTTTATGTTGGGCTTACATCACTTAGCGCTATTGGTTATGTTTTGCCACTTTCGCTCATTTTTGCACTAATAATTTTACATGTAAATATGGTCAGATCAAATGAGCTAATCAGTTTTTATGCGCTTGGCATTAGTAAAAATAGCTTAATTTTTCCACCATTTTTTATTGCACTTTTTATAACTATTTTTTATGTTGGCTTAAATTTTACTCCATTTGCCTATGCACACGACTATCAAAAAAGCATCGCTAAAAATACGGCTTTCTCAAAAAGCACAAATGATTCGTTTTTAAAATTTGAAGGCAAATTTATCTACATAAAAGAGCTAAATTCTGTGAATCAAATAGCAAATGATGTTAGAATTTTTGAGATAAATGGCACAAATTTACTCTCAACTACATTTGCAAATCACGCTAATTTTAAAGACAATGAGTGGATTTTAAAAGATGTTAATCAAACTCTTTTGCCTCAAATTTTAGAGCTTGGTGAGGCTGGTTTTAATAAAATACAAAGTGAGAACTTAGATGCATTAAAAGGCTTTAAGCCAAAGAGTATTGAAAGCGCTGCTAGTGTTGAAAACTCAAAATTTAATATCCCAGATGCGATAAATTTTATAAAGACATTTAAGAATGAAGGCATCGGCCTTGATAGCGCAAAAACAGCTTTTTACAACCTTGCTATTGCACCATTTTTTGCACCATTTTTGTTGCTCATTTTTTACTATCATTTGCCTGTAACTGGTAGATTTTTTAATCTTGCACTTTCGACTTTTATTTTTGTTGTGATAACTCTTGTCGTTTGGGGACTGCTCTTTATTCTTGCAAAATTTGCACAAACTTCTGTGATATTGCCAGAAATCGGCATAGTTTTGCCAGTTATTTTACTTTTTGTATACGCCATTTATCTCATAAAATCGCATCGTTAA
- the pth gene encoding aminoacyl-tRNA hydrolase, producing MTLIAGLGNPGSKYENTRHNIGFMLIDLLKDSNYKDVSSAKFQGEVFKFNDIILLKPTTFMNLSGQSVKAVKDFYKPDRIIVIHDDLDLSFGAVKFKKGGSSGGHNGIKSIDGLIGNDYERVRVGIGHLGDAKNFVLGEFSDEEKKALDEILAYTKNTVCELLKSDINEISQKFTIKKGLIK from the coding sequence GTGACACTAATAGCGGGGCTAGGAAATCCTGGCTCCAAATATGAAAACACTAGACATAATATAGGCTTTATGCTTATAGATCTCCTAAAAGACTCAAATTACAAAGATGTTAGCTCAGCCAAATTCCAAGGCGAAGTTTTTAAATTTAATGACATTATCTTGCTAAAACCAACAACCTTTATGAACCTCTCAGGACAAAGTGTAAAAGCGGTCAAAGATTTTTATAAACCAGATAGAATAATCGTAATACACGATGACCTTGATCTTAGTTTTGGTGCAGTTAAATTTAAAAAAGGCGGCAGTAGCGGCGGCCATAACGGCATAAAATCGATCGATGGACTAATAGGCAATGACTACGAAAGGGTGCGTGTTGGCATTGGGCACCTTGGTGATGCTAAAAATTTTGTTCTTGGAGAGTTTAGTGATGAGGAGAAAAAGGCTTTAGATGAAATTTTAGCCTACACAAAAAATACAGTTTGCGAGCTACTAAAGAGTGACATCAATGAAATTTCGCAAAAATTTACGATAAAAAAAGGTCTTATCAAATGA
- a CDS encoding 50S ribosomal protein L25/general stress protein Ctc, with the protein MLEGIVRESIGKKSAKALRRDGYLIANIYGKGLENVAAAFKVNDFIKEARKKESLAFDVKVGGKVYNVVIVDYQRDVVTSDLKHVDLKVALPGVLSKYMIPVKPVGTPIGLKNKGVLIQSKRRLCVKCTAENLPNSFYVDVSKLDIDDTILVRDITAPKGVTIVDADRVAVLGVIKAK; encoded by the coding sequence ATGTTAGAAGGAATCGTTAGAGAGAGTATCGGTAAGAAGTCTGCAAAGGCTTTGAGAAGAGATGGTTATCTAATCGCCAACATTTATGGCAAGGGATTAGAGAATGTTGCAGCTGCTTTTAAAGTAAATGACTTTATTAAAGAAGCACGCAAAAAAGAGAGCCTTGCTTTTGATGTAAAAGTAGGCGGAAAAGTTTATAATGTCGTTATTGTTGATTACCAAAGAGATGTTGTTACAAGTGATCTTAAACACGTAGATCTAAAAGTAGCACTTCCAGGCGTTTTATCAAAATATATGATCCCAGTTAAGCCAGTTGGAACACCTATTGGTCTTAAAAATAAGGGCGTTTTGATCCAATCAAAAAGACGTCTTTGCGTAAAATGCACAGCTGAAAATTTACCAAATTCATTTTACGTTGATGTAAGCAAACTTGACATTGATGATACGATTTTGGTTCGTGATATCACAGCTCCTAAGGGCGTTACTATTGTAGACGCTGACCGTGTTGCGGTACTTGGAGTTATTAAAGCTAAATAA
- a CDS encoding transaldolase: protein MYDNEAKFSLWCDFIERNFLQSEFNSLLENNIINGATSNPAIFKTAFASPAYKKIIETSNKRHPKDLYEILATQDIKIAACKMLRNYANGDDGFVSIEVDPNLSDDTAATIEEGIRLYNLISMPNVMIKIPATKDGYEAMSALMARGISVNATLIFSPDQAKNCLEAFKEGSKAYASRFMDTTMPKGVISVFVSRFDRKLDEVMAAKSLPTGQVGIMNAANIYHLIEDFGLENVRTLFASTGVKGGGLRGDYYVRELMYKNSINTAPLETIKEFIKEKAEAKNVPSKENISSFFQIIKNNEIDINVIYKDLLSDGLKQFVSAFDDIMKSL from the coding sequence ATGTATGACAACGAAGCTAAATTCTCTCTTTGGTGTGATTTTATAGAGAGAAATTTTTTACAAAGCGAATTTAACTCTTTATTGGAAAATAATATTATAAACGGTGCTACAAGCAACCCAGCTATTTTTAAAACAGCGTTTGCTTCACCTGCTTATAAAAAGATCATAGAAACTAGCAATAAACGCCATCCAAAAGATCTTTATGAAATTTTGGCTACTCAAGATATAAAAATCGCAGCATGTAAAATGTTAAGAAATTATGCAAACGGCGATGATGGCTTTGTAAGCATTGAGGTTGATCCAAATTTAAGTGACGATACAGCCGCAACGATAGAGGAAGGTATCAGACTTTATAATCTAATATCAATGCCAAATGTTATGATAAAAATTCCAGCTACAAAAGATGGTTATGAGGCGATGAGCGCGCTTATGGCAAGGGGAATTAGTGTAAATGCTACGCTTATATTCTCACCAGATCAGGCTAAAAACTGCCTTGAAGCATTTAAAGAAGGTAGTAAGGCTTATGCAAGCCGCTTTATGGATACTACTATGCCAAAAGGTGTGATAAGTGTTTTTGTAAGTAGATTTGATAGAAAGCTTGATGAGGTTATGGCTGCAAAGAGCTTGCCAACTGGACAAGTCGGCATAATGAATGCTGCGAATATATACCACCTGATTGAAGATTTTGGACTAGAAAATGTAAGAACACTTTTTGCAAGTACAGGTGTAAAAGGTGGCGGTTTAAGAGGGGATTATTACGTTAGAGAGCTAATGTATAAAAATTCTATAAATACAGCACCATTAGAGACGATAAAAGAATTTATAAAAGAAAAAGCAGAGGCAAAAAATGTGCCTAGTAAAGAAAATATCTCAAGCTTTTTCCAGATTATAAAAAATAATGAGATAGATATAAATGTCATTTATAAAGATTTATTAAGCGACGGTTTAAAGCAGTTTGTATCAGCATTTGATGATATTATGAAATCACTTTAG
- the serB gene encoding phosphoserine phosphatase SerB: MIKLCVFDFDSTIMDGETIDILAAANNASEEVANITKRSMNGELDFFESLTKRVKFLKGLPLLKVNEICKNLPIMPGAGELIEALKQKGIKVVVFSGGFHNATDVMQKKLNFDANFANILHHKDGILSGEVGGEMMFGSSKGDMIDRLCGLLNLGKDEIMCVGDGANDISMFRKCDLSIAFCAKDILKKEATHCVDVKDLREILKFIR, encoded by the coding sequence TTGATAAAACTTTGTGTTTTTGACTTTGACTCTACAATAATGGACGGCGAGACGATAGATATTCTCGCCGCCGCTAATAATGCTAGTGAAGAAGTAGCTAATATAACTAAGCGTTCAATGAACGGTGAGCTTGATTTTTTTGAAAGTCTTACAAAAAGAGTAAAATTTTTAAAAGGATTGCCGCTTTTAAAAGTAAATGAAATTTGCAAAAATTTACCCATAATGCCAGGAGCTGGTGAGCTAATAGAAGCTTTAAAGCAAAAGGGTATCAAAGTCGTGGTTTTTAGCGGTGGATTTCACAATGCAACCGATGTAATGCAAAAAAAACTTAATTTTGATGCAAATTTTGCAAATATCTTGCATCATAAAGATGGAATTTTAAGTGGCGAAGTTGGCGGAGAGATGATGTTTGGTAGTTCAAAGGGAGATATGATTGACCGCTTGTGTGGACTATTAAATTTAGGCAAGGACGAGATAATGTGTGTTGGGGATGGGGCCAATGACATATCGATGTTTAGAAAGTGCGACCTTAGCATTGCATTTTGTGCAAAAGATATCTTAAAAAAAGAAGCGACACATTGTGTTGATGTTAAAGACTTGCGTGAAATTTTAAAATTTATAAGGTAG